The sequence ACGCATTGACGATTGCTTCATACCATACAAAACGTGGGTATTCGGGGAGAATATAAAATCGACCATCTTTGCCGAGAGCTGAAAAGTCTCTCAGTTGTCCACCAATCACTTCTTCAGCGCGTGCTATTATCTTAGGAAGCGGACCATCAATATAGACGTCTTTCACAGCAGCGAACTTTTCTCCTGTCTGCTCTGTCTCGCCGTCAAACCTCATGAAACGAATTCTGCAGCCTGGAAAATGCCTCCGAGGATCTTTTGCGAAAAGCAGCACACAAGCGTTGTTAGGAACAAATCTGCCTCCTAGAAGTGTGCCAAGTCTGTGCTGCACTAAAATGTCTTCACTTGGATTATCATAAAGAAGACTTTTGTTTTTATGCACATTTTGAACAAACTCTGAGATGAGGTCTTCATCAAAATCTTCGGGGAAATTGATGGCCGATACTGATTCTAATTCAAAGTGTAATTCTCCCTTTGAAATCTGAAGTTCCCTGATTTCGTCTTCATTGAGCTTCTGCTTTTTATCTCCACTTCTTTTAAATGCTTCGTTAGCGTTGGTTTTAACCACCTTATCAGCTCGGTAAGCCACTCGAAAAACAATCACAAAATCCCGGCTGCCGTCAGGCTTTATGATTTCAACACGCTTTGAATCAACTCTGGCATCTGGGCAGAAGATACGGGCACTATCTTCAAGTGAGTTGACGTGTTTCCCAACACACTCCAAGCAGCCAGCAAGTTCTCCATCGTCTTCAATACCCACGAAAACTAGACCACCGCCCGGCGTATTGGACCACATAGAGAAACATTCTCCTAATGCCCTGGGATGAACTGCTACGCTTTTTTTCTCAATCCTTCGATCTTCTCCTTTTCGACGGAACCACCACTCGTTTGCCCGATCAAATATTTCATCAATCGAAACCAAATGAGGAGTTCCGGTATCGACATTCGATTCGAAAGTTAGCTCAAGTTGTTTATTTTCAGACATTTACGTTGCCGAGAAAGTGTCGAGTTGAGTGTTGAAGCAAATTGCCTATAGCTCTAAGCCGACCTGGTAGCAATACCCTTTA is a genomic window of Prosthecobacter debontii containing:
- a CDS encoding ATP-binding protein, which translates into the protein MSENKQLELTFESNVDTGTPHLVSIDEIFDRANEWWFRRKGEDRRIEKKSVAVHPRALGECFSMWSNTPGGGLVFVGIEDDGELAGCLECVGKHVNSLEDSARIFCPDARVDSKRVEIIKPDGSRDFVIVFRVAYRADKVVKTNANEAFKRSGDKKQKLNEDEIRELQISKGELHFELESVSAINFPEDFDEDLISEFVQNVHKNKSLLYDNPSEDILVQHRLGTLLGGRFVPNNACVLLFAKDPRRHFPGCRIRFMRFDGETEQTGEKFAAVKDVYIDGPLPKIIARAEEVIGGQLRDFSALGKDGRFYILPEYPRFVWYEAIVNACAHRSYHLRSMPIFVKMFDDKLLVTSPGEFPPMVNSKNIYSMHNPRNPFLMDALQYFGLVKCANEGTKRMRDEMKKANLPGPTFVENKDGSATVQVLLQNDYKQRRLFVASSAAVSVVSAEVFLQLSEDEKRLVNYAVEHISINVSQATRLLNCHWQTAKRRLHGLVRRQILRYHHRKDLARDPDAHYTIVRPRGLPDRGSMPTGFHLG